In the Wyeomyia smithii strain HCP4-BCI-WySm-NY-G18 chromosome 2, ASM2978416v1, whole genome shotgun sequence genome, one interval contains:
- the LOC129719971 gene encoding uncharacterized protein LOC129719971, producing the protein MTFGACCSPSSAQFAKNLNAERFKPEFPTAYEAITKSHYVDDMLISVASEEEAIRVAKDVKHVHAQGGFEIRNWLSNSRAVTTALHEERQVEKCLDLSSELSAEKVLGMWWNTTLDFFTFKIGWTRYDATLLKGTKRPTKRGVLRILMSIYDPLGLIAHFLSYLKFLLQEIWRSGVDWDEEINDDAVTKWQGWLNVLPQVENVKIARCYFPSFPVSEADEIQLHTLVDAGKNGMAAVSFLRTIKDGKIHCSLVASKTKVAPLKLTSVPRLELHAAVIGTRLSLTLLDTLSIGITKKFYWSDSRDVLCWINSDHRRYSQFVGFKVTEILEATEASEWRYVPSKLNVADDATKWAGCPDLSAESRWLNGPDFLWTTTDAWPQISIRNDSTNVELTANCLIHCTIPEPFIKVENFSSWNHLKRVSAWVLRFPTNCRSKRRKEPMLTRELTKRELCCAETHLLLIAQRVGYPQEWFALCNATKSDRALVKSSPLYKLMPCLDENGLMRMRTRIGACQFATNDAKKPIILPRKHHITALIVSHYHEKYHHHYHETVINEIRQKFQISRLRPCYFQARRNCQRCKNDQTSPKPPIMADLPPGRLAAFSRPFTHVGIDYFGPIEVVVGRRVEKRWGTLATCLTVRAIHIEIVHSLTTSSCIMAIQNFIARRGQPRNIYSDRGTNFVGAQRELQQLNESIDHDLIMREFTNTETEWVFNPPQAPHMGGSWERLIRAVKVNMMTVIATKRPREIENTVNSRPLTHVPVDDDSGPALTPNHFLLGSSNGVKPLVTLDSSGRVLKQNWCCSQIIANQFWKRWVNDYLPEITRRSKWFHPVKPIVAGDVVVIVDPKLPRNCWPKGKIISATPSRDGQVRVATVRTANGVYQRPVTQLAVLDVQRVE; encoded by the coding sequence ATGACATTTGGCGCATGCTGTTCGCCAAGCAGCGCTCAATTCGCAAAAAATTTAAACGCGGAGCGATTTAAACCCGAGTTTCCGACAGCGTACGAAGCTATAACGAAATCACACTATGTTGATGATATGCTAATAAGTGTCGCGTCCGAGGAAGAGGCGATTCGAGTAGCTAAAGACGTTAAACACGTGCACGCACAAGGTGGATTTGAGATAAGGAACTGGCTCAGTAATTCACGAGCAGTTACCACAGCGCTACATGAAGAGAGACAAGTAGAAAAATGTCTGGATTTGTCCTCGGAATTATCTGCCGAAAAAGTTTTGGGGATGTGGTGGAACACaactttagattttttcaccTTTAAAATTGGTTGGACGCGCTACGATGCGACACTACTGAAAGGAACAAAACGTCCCACCAAACGAGGAGTGTTACGAATTCTGATGTCCATATACGACCCGCTCGGGTTGATCGCCCATTTTCTTTCTTACTTGAAGTTTCTGCTGCAGGAAATTTGGCGATCCGGCGTCGATTGGGACGAAGAGATAAACGACGACGCAGTCACTAAATGGCAGGGATGGCTGAACGTGCTGCCACAAGTCGAGAATGTCAAAATTGCCCGATGTTACTTCCCCAGTTTTCCAGTTAGCGAGGCCGATGAAATTCAGCTACATACGTTAGTTGATGCAGGGAAAAATGGAATGGCAGCCGTTTCGTTTCTGCGAACTATCAAAGACGGAAAGATTCACTGCTCACTTGTCGCTTCCAAGACGAAGGTAGCACCTTTGAAGCTCACGTCCGTTCCTCGTCTTGAACTACATGCGGCAGTAATTGGAACACGACTATCACTAACACTTCTAGATACGCTGTCGATAGGTATCACGAAAAAATTCTACTGGTCGGACTCCAGAGATGTTCTTTGCTGGATTAACTCCGACCATCGCCGGTACAGCCAATTCGTTGGCTTCAAAGTAACCGAAATCTTGGAAGCTACAGAAGCAAGCGAATGGCGCTATGTGCCAAGTAAATTAAACGTTGCTGATGACGCTACAAAATGGGCTGGGTGCCCTGACTTATCCGCTGAAAGCAGATGGCTAAATGGGCCGGATTTTCTCTGGACAACGACAGACGCATGGCCACAAATATCGATACGCAATGATTCCACTAACGTTGAGCTCACGGCAAACTGCCTCATCCACTGCACCATTCCAGAGCCATTCATCAAGGTTGAAAATTTTTCCAGCTGGAACCACCTTAAAAGAGTATCAGCTTGGGTACTACGGTTTCCCACTAACTGTCGTTCCAAGCGCCGAAAGGAACCGATGCTGACAAGAGAACTCACCAAACGTGAACTGTGTTGTGCTGAAACACACCTACTTCTTATTGCTCAACGAGTAGGTTACCCTCAGGAATGGTTTGCTCTATGTAATGCAACAAAAAGCGATCGAGCGCTTGTAAAATCCAGCCCGCTGTATAAACTAATGCCGTGTTTGGATGAAAACGGCCTGATGCGAATGAGAACGAGAATAGGAGCCTGCCAGTTTGCCACGAACGATGCTAAAAAACCCATCATCTTACCTCGAAAACACCACATCACTGCTTTAATTGTGTCACACTACCATGAGAAATATCACCACCACTATCACGAAACTGTGATCAATGAAATACGCCAAAAGTTTCAAATCAGTCGTTTACGCCCCTGCTATTTTCAAGCTCGCCGAAACTGTCAAAGATGCAAGAATGACCAAACGTCACCGAAGCCACCCATAATGGCAGATCTGCCTCCCGGTCGCCTTGCTGCCTTTTCACGCCCCTTTACGCATGTGGGAATTGATTACTTCGGCCCAATCGAAGTTGTCGTTGGCCGAAGAGTTGAAAAACGCTGGGGAACGCTCGCCACATGCCTCACCGTTCGGGCGATTCACATTGAAATTGTTCACTCATTAACCACCAGCTCGTGCATTATGGCAATTCAGAATTTCATCGCCCGGCGTGGTCAGCCTAGAAACATTTACAGTGACCGGGGAACGAATTTTGTCGGTGCACAACGCGAGCTACAACAGCTTAACGAATCCATCGACCACGATTTGATAATGCGCGAATTTACGAACACCGAGACCGAATGGGTGTTCAACCCTCCGCAAGCTCCACACATGGGCGGAAGCTGGGAACGGTTGATACGAGCCGTAAAGGTAAACATGATGACCGTCATTGCAACCAAGAGACCAAGAGAAATCGAGAATACCGTGAACTCGAGACCACTAACGCATGTTCCAGTAGACGATGATTCCGGCCCGGCTCTTACACCTAACCACTTTCTGCTGGGGTCGTCGAACGGTGTAAAACCCCTAGTGACTCTGGACAGCAGCGGACGTGTACTGAAGCAGAATTGGTGCTGCTCACAAATCATCGCGAACCAGTTTTGGAAACGATGGGTCAACGATTATTTGCCAGAGATTACCCGTCGCTCAAAATGGTTTCATCCCGTGAAACCCATCGTCGCTGGAGATGTAGTGGTTATCGTGGATCCCAAGCTTCCACGAAACTGCTGGCCGAAGGGAAAAATAATCAGCGCAACTCCTAGCCGAGATGGCCAAGTCCGAGTTGCAACCGTACGTACCGCTAATGGAGTGTATCAGCGACCCGTCACACAATTGGCAGTTCTGGACGTTCAGCGCGTCGAATAG